The following proteins come from a genomic window of bacterium:
- the ispF gene encoding 2-C-methyl-D-erythritol 2,4-cyclodiphosphate synthase translates to MIKVGIGHDVHAFSRDRKLVIGGVDIPFEMGLSGHSDADVLTHAICDALLGALGEGDIGLKFPDNDPKYKNIRSLELLKNVCGEVERMNYRIYNVDSIVVAQAPKIQPFVPEMKKTLAGCLGIGENFINIKATTTEGLGFAGRKEGISAFAVALIMEKDFSGR, encoded by the coding sequence ATGATAAAAGTCGGTATCGGCCATGATGTTCATGCTTTTTCGCGCGACAGAAAACTGGTGATTGGCGGCGTTGATATCCCGTTTGAGATGGGTTTATCGGGACACTCCGATGCCGATGTCCTTACACATGCGATTTGTGATGCTTTGCTGGGAGCTTTGGGGGAAGGCGATATCGGTTTGAAGTTTCCCGATAACGACCCGAAATACAAAAACATCCGCAGTCTGGAATTACTGAAGAATGTATGCGGGGAAGTGGAGAGGATGAACTATAGAATTTACAATGTTGATTCCATAGTAGTTGCCCAGGCTCCGAAAATCCAGCCTTTTGTCCCTGAGATGAAAAAAACTCTGGCCGGTTGTCTTGGAATAGGCGAAAATTTTATCAATATCAAAGCGACGACCACGGAAGGGTTGGGGTTTGCCGGCAGAAAAGAAGGCATATCCGCATTTGCCGTAGCGCTGATAATGGAAAAAGATTTTTCAGGGAGGTAG
- the holB gene encoding DNA polymerase III subunit delta' yields MFADNVIGHRRQCAILSDAVDKGRMASAYLFSGADGLGKKFIAIQLAKALNCLSARSGGPCEKCESCRKINSGIHPDLLVISPKGKERIINVAMIGDMLQRVSRKSYEGRYKIIIFDDAHRMRESASSKLLKTLEEPPPGTIMVLVTSRPDKLLPTIVSRCQAINFYLLPDKEIEDFLVRVKKVPFEEARVMASFAGGRVSESLKLLSGETVRRRNAYLNYLQSAIKGDLAGLFNIVDGIDREFRELLDRNTEDIKKAKETDGYEDIKEIKELIEAEAFSSVQYEKEEMLLIWQIWFRDMLLIKECGTAVNIMNKDAKDVLLRFSGEHEFDEILNCIKAVEHARDMIRFNINFQLVMEELFLNVVKNIGRKGALT; encoded by the coding sequence ATGTTCGCTGACAATGTTATCGGCCATAGACGCCAATGCGCGATATTATCCGACGCTGTCGATAAAGGAAGGATGGCAAGCGCTTATCTTTTTTCCGGAGCGGACGGATTGGGGAAAAAATTTATAGCCATCCAGCTGGCCAAGGCCCTGAACTGCCTATCCGCGCGCAGCGGCGGTCCGTGCGAAAAATGTGAGTCGTGCCGGAAAATCAATTCGGGCATCCATCCCGATCTGCTTGTTATTTCTCCTAAAGGGAAGGAAAGGATCATAAATGTCGCCATGATAGGCGACATGCTGCAGAGAGTAAGCAGAAAATCTTATGAGGGGCGGTATAAAATTATAATATTCGATGATGCGCACAGAATGAGAGAAAGCGCGTCCAGTAAATTATTAAAGACGCTGGAAGAGCCTCCTCCCGGGACAATCATGGTTCTTGTGACGTCGAGGCCCGATAAACTATTGCCCACGATAGTATCCAGATGCCAGGCAATAAATTTTTATTTATTGCCGGACAAAGAGATTGAGGATTTTTTGGTCAGGGTAAAAAAAGTGCCGTTTGAGGAAGCGAGGGTTATGGCTTCTTTTGCCGGAGGAAGAGTTTCCGAATCGCTCAAATTGCTGTCGGGTGAAACAGTCCGGAGGAGAAATGCGTATCTGAATTATCTCCAATCCGCAATAAAAGGGGATTTAGCCGGATTATTCAATATAGTTGACGGCATTGACAGGGAGTTCCGTGAATTGCTCGACAGAAACACGGAAGATATAAAAAAAGCAAAAGAAACGGATGGTTATGAAGACATAAAAGAGATAAAAGAACTTATTGAAGCGGAGGCTTTTTCATCCGTCCAGTATGAGAAAGAGGAAATGCTTCTGATATGGCAGATATGGTTCAGGGATATGTTGTTGATTAAGGAATGCGGGACCGCCGTTAATATCATGAACAAAGACGCAAAAGATGTCTTGCTGCGTTTTTCCGGCGAACACGAATTCGACGAGATACTAAACTGTATTAAGGCTGTTGAACATGCCAGAGATATGATAAGATTTAATATTAATTTTCAGCTGGTAATGGAAGAGCTTTTTCTTAACGTTGTTAAAAATATAGGCAGAAAAGGAGCATTGACATAA
- a CDS encoding TatD family hydrolase: protein MSNKYFDSHAHLASFGPRENILRVLNSSFEQGVFKILNICSDKEELEKTLKLEIHNIDSRVKIYNSFGLHPYSAMQINEFSVKSMDRIFRDKSFICVGEVGLDYYRSITPAEKQVEVFSFFLEYALSRNIAVCVHCRDAYSDVIRIIGQRCPNGSNIIIHCFSGSRSEAMQLEDLGCRISFCGNITYPGSGKIREAVSSLDVSTILAETDSPYLAPQNKRGEKNYPGNVAYICDYIADIRKEERESFSHKIYKNTENALNLR, encoded by the coding sequence TTGTCCAATAAATATTTTGATTCTCATGCGCATCTGGCTTCATTCGGCCCGCGGGAAAATATCCTGCGGGTGCTTAATTCTTCTTTTGAACAGGGTGTGTTTAAAATATTGAACATCTGTTCCGATAAAGAAGAACTTGAAAAAACGCTGAAGCTTGAAATACATAATATTGATTCGAGAGTAAAAATATATAATTCTTTCGGCCTTCACCCATACAGCGCTATGCAGATTAATGAGTTTTCCGTTAAAAGCATGGACAGGATATTCAGGGATAAAAGCTTTATTTGTGTAGGTGAGGTCGGACTGGATTATTACAGAAGCATTACCCCCGCGGAAAAACAGGTTGAGGTATTTTCTTTTTTCCTGGAGTACGCTTTATCCAGGAATATCGCGGTTTGTGTTCATTGCAGGGACGCTTACAGTGATGTTATCAGGATCATCGGTCAAAGATGCCCTAACGGGTCTAATATCATTATACATTGCTTCTCGGGCAGCAGAAGCGAGGCAATGCAGCTTGAAGATTTAGGCTGCAGGATTTCTTTTTGCGGGAATATTACATATCCCGGGTCGGGAAAAATAAGAGAAGCGGTATCGTCGCTTGATGTATCAACTATATTGGCAGAAACCGATTCCCCTTATCTGGCGCCGCAAAATAAAAGAGGAGAGAAAAATTATCCCGGGAATGTGGCGTATATTTGCGATTACATTGCAGATATAAGAAAAGAAGAGAGAGAAAGTTTTTCGCATAAGATTTACAAAAACACCGAGAATGCGCTGAATCTTAGATAA
- the metG gene encoding methionine--tRNA ligase: MGKFYLTTAIDYVNAPPHLGHAYEKVCADVINRYQKMKGSDTFFCTGVDEHSLNVYRQAKAKNISPKQYCDGMVPAFKQAWESLNIKYDRFIRTTDDDHILSVKKLLQKIYDNGDIYKDKYQGWYCVSCEAYLQESDLAEGKCPVHNRKAEWLEEDNYFFRLSRYSGKILEHINEHADFVTPEIRKNEIVNIIKSGLQDISISRASEGWGIELPFDPGQTIYVWIDALTNYISAAGFSDDDLKFGNLWPADLHIIGKDITRFHCIIWPAMLLSAGIKLPLRVYAHGFMTLEGKKMSKTDNNFVDPKNIVETAGSDAVRYFIIREMPYADDMDFSWDKFWLRYNTHLANDLGNLSSRILSMAEKYCKNLIPAFGKEQDKDNGFQKTAFEMTDDYQRFMDDCQLSSALASAWELVAFANKYVEVNQPWKLYKTGQQERLDSVLRNLLEGLKLISVLLYPFIPVASKKILRSLGVEKDMEDGSFPETKMWGSLPEGSKIHKSGILFPRKEKD, translated from the coding sequence TTGGGCAAATTCTATCTTACAACGGCGATTGATTATGTAAACGCTCCTCCTCATCTTGGCCATGCGTATGAAAAAGTTTGCGCGGATGTTATAAACAGGTATCAGAAAATGAAGGGCAGTGATACTTTTTTCTGCACCGGGGTAGACGAACACAGCCTTAATGTTTACCGGCAGGCTAAAGCAAAAAACATATCCCCCAAACAGTATTGCGACGGTATGGTCCCCGCTTTTAAACAGGCATGGGAAAGCCTTAATATTAAATATGACCGTTTTATACGCACAACGGATGATGACCATATACTGTCGGTTAAAAAACTTCTGCAGAAGATATATGATAACGGTGATATCTATAAGGATAAATATCAGGGATGGTACTGCGTGTCATGCGAAGCCTATCTTCAGGAATCGGATTTGGCAGAGGGGAAATGCCCCGTTCACAACAGAAAAGCCGAGTGGCTTGAAGAAGATAACTACTTTTTCCGCTTATCAAGATATTCCGGAAAAATCCTTGAACACATCAATGAGCATGCGGATTTCGTGACTCCCGAAATAAGAAAAAACGAGATCGTGAATATAATTAAATCGGGATTGCAGGATATAAGCATATCAAGGGCTTCGGAAGGATGGGGAATTGAACTGCCTTTTGATCCGGGTCAGACCATATATGTCTGGATAGACGCCTTGACAAATTATATATCCGCGGCCGGTTTTTCAGATGATGATTTGAAATTCGGGAATTTATGGCCGGCAGACCTGCATATTATAGGAAAAGACATAACAAGGTTTCATTGCATTATCTGGCCCGCGATGCTTTTGTCCGCGGGCATAAAGCTGCCCCTGCGGGTTTATGCCCACGGCTTTATGACGCTTGAGGGCAAAAAGATGAGTAAAACAGATAATAATTTTGTCGATCCGAAAAATATTGTGGAGACCGCAGGTTCCGACGCCGTCAGGTATTTTATTATAAGGGAGATGCCTTATGCCGATGATATGGATTTCAGCTGGGATAAATTCTGGCTAAGGTATAATACCCATTTGGCAAACGATCTCGGTAATCTATCCAGCAGGATATTATCAATGGCGGAAAAATACTGCAAAAATCTTATTCCTGCGTTTGGAAAAGAGCAGGATAAGGACAATGGATTTCAGAAGACAGCTTTTGAGATGACAGATGATTATCAAAGGTTTATGGATGACTGCCAATTGTCTTCCGCGCTTGCGAGCGCATGGGAATTGGTTGCCTTTGCAAATAAATATGTTGAGGTTAACCAGCCCTGGAAATTATATAAAACAGGACAGCAGGAGAGGCTGGACAGCGTGTTGAGAAATCTCCTTGAAGGGTTGAAACTCATATCGGTCCTGTTATATCCTTTTATTCCGGTCGCTTCTAAAAAAATACTGAGAAGTCTCGGCGTCGAAAAAGATATGGAAGATGGCTCTTTCCCCGAGACTAAGATGTGGGGATCTCTTCCCGAGGGAAGCAAAATCCATAAATCAGGCATATTATTTCCCAGAAAAGAAAAAGACTGA
- a CDS encoding GDP-mannose 4,6-dehydratase has protein sequence MKILVTGGAGFIGSSLIEKLLEEGSEVTCLDDFNDYYDPLIKRRNIRDFTKLKKFRLLEADICDFGNIKRVIQSGQFDYIVHFAARAGVRPSIEDPKLYEEVNIGGTTNICEACRLSGCKNIIFASSSSVYGNSAEVPFSENLSGLKPESPYGSTKLCCEEILRSYHKNFGVKSVCLRFFTVYGPRQRPEMAIHKFLKNVIEDKPIEIYGDGSSSRDYTFIGDIVSGILAVFKIDFDYKIINLGNSKPVKITELIRIIEKVTGKKARVELRPPQKGDVERTFADINLASELLNYKPEVNIENGIKIFFDWLIGR, from the coding sequence ATGAAAATTCTGGTAACAGGCGGCGCAGGTTTTATAGGGTCTTCTTTAATTGAAAAACTTCTGGAAGAAGGCAGTGAAGTAACATGTTTGGATGATTTCAATGATTATTATGACCCTCTTATTAAACGCCGCAATATCCGTGATTTCACGAAATTGAAAAAGTTCAGGCTTCTGGAAGCCGACATTTGTGATTTCGGGAATATAAAGAGGGTTATTCAATCCGGACAATTTGATTATATTGTCCATTTTGCGGCAAGAGCCGGTGTCAGGCCGTCCATCGAAGACCCGAAGTTGTATGAAGAAGTCAATATAGGCGGGACTACTAATATCTGTGAAGCCTGCCGGCTTTCGGGTTGCAAAAATATAATATTCGCATCCTCTTCTTCGGTTTACGGGAACAGCGCCGAAGTGCCTTTTTCGGAAAATTTATCCGGTTTAAAACCTGAATCGCCTTATGGTTCAACCAAGCTCTGCTGCGAAGAGATTTTAAGGTCGTATCATAAGAATTTCGGCGTAAAATCGGTTTGCCTGAGGTTTTTTACGGTATACGGTCCCAGACAAAGGCCCGAAATGGCCATTCATAAGTTCTTAAAAAATGTCATTGAAGATAAACCTATAGAAATATACGGGGATGGCAGTTCTTCGAGAGATTATACTTTCATCGGAGATATTGTAAGCGGGATACTGGCTGTTTTTAAGATAGATTTTGATTATAAGATAATCAACCTGGGCAATTCAAAACCGGTTAAAATAACGGAACTTATACGGATAATCGAGAAGGTTACAGGCAAAAAAGCCAGGGTTGAATTACGTCCTCCGCAAAAAGGAGATGTTGAACGGACTTTTGCCGATATTAATCTTGCTTCGGAGTTATTGAATTATAAACCGGAAGTAAACATCGAAAACGGAATTAAAATATTCTTTGACTGGCTTATTGGGCGATAA
- the cysE gene encoding serine O-acetyltransferase, whose product MLNIIKTIKERDPAARNVFEIVLTYSGFHAVVFYRFAHFLYKLKVPFIPRFISQFAKFITGIEIHPGAEISRGFFIDHGMGVVIGETAVIGENCTLFQGVTLGGTGKEQGKRHPTLGKNVVIGAGAKVLGNITIGDNSYVGANAVVLKDVPPESTVVGIPGTVVKEKGKKVAGINLDHIHLPDPIAERLSALQKEIDHIEKEIKDYNNFKIRNSNK is encoded by the coding sequence ATGTTGAATATTATTAAGACGATTAAAGAGAGAGACCCCGCCGCAAGAAATGTATTTGAGATAGTCCTTACTTACTCCGGTTTTCATGCTGTTGTTTTTTACAGGTTTGCGCATTTTTTATATAAATTGAAGGTCCCCTTTATTCCGAGATTTATATCCCAGTTTGCAAAATTTATTACAGGTATTGAGATTCATCCCGGAGCGGAAATCAGCCGGGGATTCTTTATCGACCACGGGATGGGAGTTGTCATAGGAGAGACTGCGGTAATAGGCGAAAATTGCACCCTGTTTCAGGGTGTAACATTGGGCGGCACCGGAAAAGAACAGGGTAAGAGGCATCCGACATTAGGCAAAAACGTTGTAATAGGCGCCGGAGCGAAGGTCCTGGGGAATATAACCATCGGCGATAATTCTTATGTCGGAGCAAATGCCGTTGTTTTGAAAGATGTGCCTCCTGAATCCACTGTTGTCGGCATCCCCGGCACAGTTGTTAAGGAAAAAGGAAAAAAGGTGGCGGGCATTAATCTTGACCATATACATTTACCGGATCCTATAGCTGAAAGATTGTCGGCGCTTCAGAAAGAGATAGATCATATTGAAAAAGAGATAAAAGATTATAATAATTTTAAGATACGTAATAGCAATAAATAA
- a CDS encoding ROK family protein — MFAAGIDIGGTYTKVAIISKRGKIASRALFETKKFGRFDLWVDKSLSVINALLEAGNIKRGEFAGIGIGAPGHIDSVQGVIHALVNIKGWNNVNLLDEFKIRIKVPVFVDNDANMMALGEYAYGAARGTRNAVCITLGTGVGSGLILEGKLYRGSFMAGGELGHMPINVHGPACACGGKACVEAYVGNKYIVRRLIRLFHQYPGSVLEKKFKGRFGEITPKDIAIAANKKDKLAMRIWDDTGEYLGVCLAGVVNLLDPEIIVIGGGVAKAGKLIFNPVKKTVTQRVMQVYRHRIKIVPALLGNDGGIMGCAWQVFEKGKA; from the coding sequence ATGTTTGCCGCCGGAATAGATATTGGTGGTACTTATACTAAAGTGGCGATTATATCTAAAAGAGGCAAAATCGCATCGCGGGCTTTGTTTGAAACTAAAAAGTTCGGCAGGTTTGATTTGTGGGTGGATAAGTCGCTGTCTGTCATAAATGCTTTGCTTGAAGCCGGGAATATAAAGAGAGGCGAATTTGCGGGTATAGGAATAGGCGCGCCGGGGCATATTGATTCGGTTCAGGGCGTAATTCATGCGCTTGTAAATATAAAAGGCTGGAATAATGTAAACCTGCTGGATGAATTCAAGATAAGAATCAAGGTCCCTGTTTTTGTGGATAATGATGCGAATATGATGGCGTTGGGCGAATATGCTTACGGCGCCGCCAGGGGAACAAGAAACGCCGTGTGTATTACATTGGGCACGGGTGTGGGAAGCGGCTTAATATTGGAGGGAAAATTGTACAGGGGCAGTTTTATGGCGGGGGGAGAATTGGGCCATATGCCTATAAACGTACACGGCCCGGCTTGCGCCTGCGGAGGAAAAGCATGTGTAGAAGCGTATGTCGGAAACAAGTATATTGTCAGGAGATTAATCCGGCTTTTTCATCAATATCCCGGCTCAGTGCTTGAGAAAAAGTTTAAGGGCAGATTTGGAGAAATAACACCCAAGGATATTGCGATAGCCGCAAATAAGAAAGACAAGCTTGCCATGAGAATATGGGATGATACGGGAGAATATCTCGGGGTGTGCCTTGCGGGTGTGGTTAACCTGCTTGACCCTGAAATAATCGTAATAGGAGGCGGGGTCGCAAAGGCGGGGAAATTGATCTTTAACCCCGTAAAAAAGACCGTAACACAGCGAGTGATGCAGGTATATCGCCACAGGATAAAGATTGTTCCCGCTTTGCTGGGTAATGACGGCGGGATCATGGGTTGCGCGTGGCAGGTTTTTGAAAAAGGCAAGGCATAG
- a CDS encoding stage 0 sporulation family protein, with amino-acid sequence MYKVVQVRLRECGKPYYFQTGELDLRAGDYVIFDFERGKEFGLVISEPEIILEDDVAEPLKKILRKITPRDEQQLKSNSKEAKKAFEKCQEKILEHKLDMKLVDVEYSFDKSKLIFYFTAEGRVDFRELVKDLASLFKTRIELRQIGVRDEAKMLGGIGCCGRTLCCATFLKDFDTINIKMAKEQRLPLNPSKISGLCGRLLCCLKYENEVYKDLSNGIPKEGSLVSTKVGTGKVIDINILKQMVFVEFEDKRQVWFSIKDVKIAKEE; translated from the coding sequence ATGTATAAAGTTGTTCAGGTGAGATTACGGGAGTGCGGCAAACCTTATTATTTCCAGACGGGCGAACTTGATCTGAGAGCAGGCGATTATGTGATTTTTGATTTTGAAAGAGGAAAAGAGTTCGGGCTTGTGATATCTGAACCTGAGATTATCCTTGAGGATGACGTAGCTGAACCGTTAAAAAAAATACTGAGGAAGATTACTCCTCGTGATGAACAGCAGTTAAAATCAAATAGCAAAGAAGCAAAAAAGGCATTTGAAAAGTGCCAGGAAAAGATACTTGAACATAAGCTTGATATGAAGCTTGTCGATGTAGAATATTCTTTCGACAAAAGTAAGCTTATATTTTATTTTACAGCTGAAGGCAGGGTTGATTTCAGGGAGCTTGTCAAAGATCTTGCCTCTCTTTTCAAAACAAGGATTGAGCTCAGGCAGATAGGGGTGAGGGATGAAGCGAAGATGCTCGGTGGGATCGGGTGTTGCGGACGGACCCTTTGCTGCGCGACTTTTCTGAAAGATTTCGATACAATTAACATTAAAATGGCGAAAGAACAGAGACTGCCGCTGAATCCGAGTAAAATATCGGGTTTATGCGGCAGGCTGCTTTGCTGCTTAAAGTACGAAAATGAAGTCTATAAAGACCTGTCGAACGGGATTCCGAAAGAGGGTTCTCTTGTGTCGACAAAAGTCGGAACCGGCAAGGTAATAGATATTAACATACTGAAACAGATGGTATTTGTTGAATTTGAGGATAAGAGACAGGTGTGGTTTTCCATTAAAGATGTTAAAATCGCAAAAGAGGAATAA
- the xseA gene encoding exodeoxyribonuclease VII large subunit, translating into MIGNSFDNPFSVSQLTGQVKNKLEENFQCLWITGEISSFKKASSGHVYFTLKDENSQIQCVLYRLYAGSIPFEFELGLKAVVFGSISVYEKSGNYQLIAVQIEEKGVGTLHAAFEKLKKELSGKGWFDRKRSMPPFPGCIGVVTSPTGAAIRDFISVLKRRSNGLKVLISPVRVQGETAAEEIRHAITALNKIKEIEIIVVCRGGGSVEDLWPFNERKVAEAVFFSDKPVVSAVGHEIDFTICDFVADLRAPTPSAAAEMLVPDRMEIIEKVRSYEIRLNRCFKSYIEMKKETLKNMSKNRVFAAPADFTYQYRQRIDDYYDIMSRTVWHKIEISKQKAGGYKSRLEALNPLNVLKRGFSLTVNAGTSKIIRDAGEIGLNEEILTRLFKGRIVSKVIHKELRENERKNKI; encoded by the coding sequence ATGATAGGCAATTCATTCGACAACCCATTTTCAGTCTCGCAACTGACCGGACAGGTGAAAAACAAGCTTGAAGAAAATTTTCAATGTCTGTGGATTACGGGGGAAATATCAAGCTTTAAGAAAGCTTCCTCAGGACATGTCTATTTTACGCTTAAGGATGAAAACTCCCAGATCCAGTGCGTGCTGTACAGGCTTTATGCGGGATCAATCCCTTTTGAGTTTGAACTCGGGTTAAAAGCGGTGGTGTTCGGTTCAATTTCGGTATATGAAAAATCAGGGAATTATCAGTTGATTGCCGTGCAGATCGAAGAAAAAGGAGTGGGAACATTACATGCCGCTTTTGAAAAACTTAAAAAGGAACTGTCCGGGAAAGGGTGGTTCGACAGAAAGCGGAGTATGCCTCCTTTTCCCGGATGCATAGGCGTTGTAACTTCTCCCACCGGAGCTGCCATAAGGGATTTTATCAGTGTTTTGAAAAGAAGGTCGAACGGTTTAAAAGTTCTTATATCCCCGGTCCGGGTGCAGGGAGAAACAGCCGCCGAAGAAATAAGACACGCAATTACAGCGCTCAATAAAATAAAAGAGATTGAGATAATAGTTGTCTGCCGGGGCGGAGGCAGTGTCGAGGATCTTTGGCCTTTTAACGAAAGAAAAGTCGCGGAAGCCGTGTTCTTTTCGGACAAACCCGTCGTTTCCGCGGTAGGGCATGAAATAGATTTTACGATCTGCGATTTTGTCGCTGACCTGAGAGCTCCCACTCCTTCCGCCGCGGCGGAAATGCTTGTTCCCGACAGGATGGAAATAATCGAAAAAGTCCGATCATATGAAATCAGGCTTAACAGATGTTTTAAATCGTATATAGAGATGAAAAAAGAAACACTGAAAAATATGTCGAAGAACAGGGTCTTCGCAGCTCCTGCCGATTTTACATATCAATACCGGCAGAGAATAGATGATTATTATGATATAATGTCCAGAACGGTCTGGCATAAAATAGAAATATCGAAGCAAAAAGCCGGAGGATACAAAAGCAGGCTTGAAGCCCTGAACCCCCTGAATGTGCTGAAGAGGGGTTTTAGCCTTACGGTAAATGCAGGGACATCAAAGATTATCCGTGATGCCGGAGAAATAGGTTTAAACGAAGAGATTTTAACACGATTATTTAAAGGCCGGATTGTTTCAAAAGTTATTCATAAGGAGTTAAGGGAAAATGAGCGGAAAAATAAAATTTGA
- the cysS gene encoding cysteine--tRNA ligase, producing the protein MNILLYNTLSRSKEVFKPVKNAGAGIYACGPTVYNFAHIGNLRTYIFEDLLKRMFIYNKYKVKHVMNITDVGHLTSDADDGEDKMLIGAKREGKSVWDIARFYEKAFFEDTGKLNIISPDIKCRATEHIQDMINLIKRIEENGFTYIAGGNLYFNIEKFEDYGKLSGLSLSDLKAGARVEVDENKKNPHDFVLWFTKSKHGDQDMQWESPWGRGFPGWHIECSAMSVKYLGECIDIHCGGIDHINVHHTNEIAQSEAATGKKWVNFWLHGEFLIMDKGKMSKSAGEFTTLKTLTDKGFDPLDFRYLCLGAHYRTQLAFSYEALESARNGLKNLRRKLAELDGMPVAGSDNRKKENYRQKFLSLINDDLNIPQALALLWDLIRDETVSPEDRLKLVCEFDEVLGLGIRDNLAKRPNVPEDVHLLLDKRMKARANKDWKESDRLREEVFKKGFKVEDTPGGQKVFEL; encoded by the coding sequence ATGAATATTTTATTATATAATACTTTAAGTAGGTCCAAAGAGGTTTTTAAGCCTGTCAAAAATGCCGGAGCAGGTATTTATGCCTGCGGCCCCACTGTGTATAATTTTGCGCATATAGGAAATCTCAGGACTTATATTTTTGAGGACCTGCTTAAAAGGATGTTCATATATAATAAGTATAAAGTGAAGCATGTGATGAATATTACCGATGTGGGCCATCTGACTTCAGATGCCGATGACGGAGAAGATAAGATGCTTATAGGGGCAAAGAGAGAGGGCAAGAGCGTCTGGGACATAGCGAGATTTTACGAAAAAGCGTTTTTTGAAGATACGGGAAAGCTGAATATTATCAGTCCGGATATCAAATGCAGAGCGACGGAGCATATCCAGGACATGATAAATCTTATCAAAAGGATAGAGGAAAACGGATTTACATATATTGCCGGAGGCAACCTTTATTTTAACATTGAAAAGTTTGAGGATTACGGAAAATTGTCCGGATTGTCTTTGTCCGACCTTAAAGCCGGGGCGCGGGTTGAAGTGGATGAGAATAAAAAAAATCCGCATGATTTTGTCCTGTGGTTTACAAAATCGAAACACGGCGACCAGGATATGCAGTGGGAAAGCCCGTGGGGCAGAGGTTTCCCGGGGTGGCATATAGAGTGTTCCGCAATGAGCGTAAAATATTTGGGAGAATGTATTGATATCCATTGCGGCGGGATAGACCATATAAATGTCCATCATACGAACGAAATCGCGCAAAGTGAGGCGGCGACCGGGAAAAAGTGGGTTAATTTCTGGCTGCACGGCGAGTTTCTTATTATGGACAAGGGAAAAATGTCTAAATCCGCCGGGGAGTTTACAACGCTGAAGACTCTGACGGATAAGGGCTTTGACCCGCTTGACTTCAGGTATTTATGCCTCGGCGCCCATTACAGGACACAGCTGGCTTTCAGTTATGAAGCTCTTGAAAGCGCCAGAAACGGGTTGAAAAATTTAAGGAGAAAACTTGCTGAACTGGACGGTATGCCTGTTGCCGGGTCCGACAACCGCAAGAAAGAAAACTATAGGCAAAAATTCCTGTCTCTTATTAATGACGATTTAAATATTCCTCAGGCGCTTGCGCTTCTCTGGGACTTGATAAGGGATGAAACCGTATCGCCCGAAGACAGATTGAAACTGGTGTGCGAGTTCGACGAGGTTTTGGGGCTTGGTATCAGGGATAACCTGGCAAAAAGGCCTAATGTGCCTGAAGATGTGCATTTATTGCTGGATAAAAGAATGAAAGCAAGGGCAAATAAAGACTGGAAAGAGTCCGACCGCTTAAGGGAAGAAGTCTTTAAAAAAGGATTTAAAGTGGAAGATACTCCGGGCGGGCAGAAGGTATTTGAATTATGA
- the tmk gene encoding dTMP kinase — protein MKKTGKFITLEGPEGSGKSTHLDFLYDYLSEKGFNILSVRDPGGTQVGEEIRKILLNPGLKGMSDLTELLLFEASRAQLVSKKIKPFLEAGPDNIVISSRFADATMVYQGFVRSRESKNIKHIEELNNMVMDGITPDLTILLDIDPAEGIKRARGVNKETPAGELDRIESEDIEFHENVRKGYLKLLKQNPERIRLVDASEPVNAVRKKILNLIEQLLGPVKKYVR, from the coding sequence ATGAAAAAAACAGGAAAATTTATTACCCTTGAAGGTCCTGAAGGAAGCGGGAAATCGACTCATCTGGATTTTCTGTATGATTATTTATCTGAAAAAGGATTCAATATCCTTTCTGTCAGGGATCCCGGCGGCACACAAGTCGGCGAAGAAATAAGAAAAATTCTGTTAAATCCCGGATTGAAGGGGATGTCGGATCTGACGGAGCTTCTGTTATTTGAGGCAAGCCGCGCCCAGCTGGTTTCGAAAAAGATCAAGCCGTTCCTCGAAGCGGGCCCGGATAACATTGTTATAAGTTCAAGATTTGCCGATGCCACTATGGTATATCAGGGATTTGTCAGGTCCAGGGAGTCGAAGAATATAAAACATATAGAGGAATTGAATAATATGGTCATGGATGGGATAACTCCCGATTTAACGATTCTTCTGGACATAGATCCCGCTGAAGGCATTAAAAGGGCAAGAGGAGTAAATAAAGAAACCCCGGCGGGAGAACTTGACAGGATCGAATCGGAAGATATTGAATTCCATGAGAATGTCAGGAAAGGGTATTTGAAATTATTAAAGCAGAATCCGGAAAGAATAAGGTTGGTTGACGCTTCCGAACCTGTAAACGCCGTAAGAAAAAAGATATTGAATCTTATTGAACAACTACTGGGACCCGTTAAAAAATATGTTCGCTGA